Proteins from a single region of Neodiprion virginianus isolate iyNeoVirg1 chromosome 4, iyNeoVirg1.1, whole genome shotgun sequence:
- the LOC124302543 gene encoding uncharacterized protein LOC124302543: protein MKFITLAVCFLAILAGVFAQDYYRQLYAEIGSYPQRSSGLRDPRSNRGPVVFPAGPPSPSDETSGVIVGASGYGFVPPGNQKY from the exons ATCACCTTGGCAGTTTGTTTCCTCGCCATCCTGGCCGGCGTCTTTGCCCAGGATTATTACAGACAACTATATGCCGAAATTGGATCCTACCCTCAGAGGAGTTCGGGCCTTAGGGACCCCCGATCTAACCGAg GTCCAGTCGTATTTCCCGCCGGTCCACCGTCACCCAGCGATGAGACAAGCGGCGTGATCGTCGGTGCTAGTGGCTACGGATTTGTACCCCCAGGTAACCAGAAATACTGA